GAGCTCGACGAGCTTCTGGTGGCGGCGCTGGAGGGAACAGTCGCGCTCCCAGAGGTGACCGATCGCGCCGCTCTCGTCGGCCACGATCTGGATCTCGATGTGTCGCGCATCTTCGACGACGCGCTCGGCGTAGAGCGTGCCCACGCCGAAGGCCCGCTCGGCTTCGGAGGCGCAGCGTTCGAAGTGCCCCGCGACGTCGTCTCCCTGCTCGATCCGGCGCATGCCGCGGCCACCGCCACCGGAGACGGCCTTCAACAGGATCGCGACCCCGTCCGGCTGGGCAGCGAGGAAGGCCTCGACGGCTTCGACGCTCGCAGGGGCCTCGACGCCGGGGACGACGGGAACGTTCTGTCGCGTCGCGAGTGCGCGCGCGGCGTCCTTGTCGCCGAAGAGGGCGAGGGCCTCCGGCGAGGGCCCGACGAAGGTGAGCCCCGCGTCCGCGCAGGCCCGGGCGAGGTCCGCGCTCTCCGAGAGGAAGCCGTAGCCCGGATGGAGCGCGTCGCAGCCCTCGGCCTTCGCCACGCGGATCAGGTCGGCGGCGTCGAGATAGGCGGCCGCGCCCCGTCCGGCGAGGGGGACGATCGCGTCGGCGCCGTAGCCTTCGGCGAGGGCGGCGTCTTCTGGCGCGTGGACTGCGACGGACTCGACGCCACGCTCTCGGGCGGTGCGGGCGATGCGCAGGGCGATCTCGCCGCGGTTCGCGATCAGCAGGCGTCGGATCGGGGGCATGTTATTCGATGGCTCCGGCGATCACGAGCTCGGTGATCGCGTCGTCGTCGAGACCGAGGATCTCTCCGAGGATGGACTGGTTGTGTTCGCCGAGGCCCGGGCACGGGGAGAGGACGCCGGGGGTGGCGGAGAGGTGCATGCGCGGCGCCTCGTAGGGGAGCAGGCCGTGGCTTCCGTACTCGATCGGCACAAAGTGCTCTCGTGCGGCGAGCTGGGGGTCGGCGAAGGCGCCGGGGCTGTCGATCACGCGGTGCGCCGGGACCCCCTCCGATTGGAGCGCGGTCTCCACCTCCCCCAGATCGCGGTCGCGGGTCCAGGACTCGATCTCCTGGTCGAGGGCGGCGCGGTGCTCGAGTCGGGCTTCGGGCGTCGCGAAACGCGGGTCGCTCTCCCAGCTCCGCCCGGCGATCTTCGCGAGCGCCTGCCATGCGTCGTCGTCCGGTGCCGCGATCGCGAGCCACCGCTCGTCGCCGTCCGCGGCATAGACGCCCGACGGTGCATGGTGCGGCGAGGCATTGCCACGGGCCTCGAGGATCCGACCGTTCACCGTGTAGTCGAGAATCGCCGAGCCCAGGAAGTGCATCGAGCACTCCGCCTGGGAGAGATCGATGTGCTGGCCCAGGCCCGTGCGCTTGCGGTGCTCGAGGGCCGCGAGAATCGCCGGGGTCGCGAAGCGGGGCGAGACATAGTCGGTGTAGGCCATGAAGGGCGCCGAGGGGTTGCGGTCGGGCCAGCCGGTCACGAATCCGAAGCCGGCGAGCGCCGAGCCCATCGTTCCGTAGCCGGCCAGCAGGCGTTGGGGGCCGGTTCCGCCGCAAAGGGAGCTCGAGAGCATGACGAGATCCGGCCGCCGTTCTCGAAGGCGCGCCCAGTCGAGCCCGAAGCCCTCCATCGCTTTCGGCGAGAAGTTCTCGACGACGACGTCCGCCCAGTCGATCAGGCGCTTCGCGACGTCGATCCCCTCCGGCGTCTTCAGGTTCAAGCCGATCGACTGCTTCCCGAGATTCACGTTGGAGAAGTTCGCGGTGTTCTCCGGGCCGGGGACGTCGTCGACGTAGGGGCCGTTGCTCCGGAGGGCATCCGGCGCGCTCGAGGCTTCGACCTTGATGACCGTCGCGCCGAAGTCGGCGAGCAGGCGCGTGATCGCGGGGCCCGCGTAGACCCAGGTGAAGTCGAGGACCTTGAGGCCTTCGAGGGGAGGGCGGCGCGCGCCGTCTCCGATGGACTCCGAGGGTTCCGTCGGCGTCCACGCGCCGTTCCAGCCGCCGAGGGCGGGGGCCGGACGATCGATCGTGAGGGGCGTCTCGCTGAAGCGGGCGAAGGGGCCCGGCAGACGCACGGGGCGATCGGCGCCGGGCTGCTCGACCGTCCGCCAGAAGTCCCGGGCTGCGAGCTGCTCGGATTCGACGAGGTCCTGCACGTTCGAGAGAGGGACGATCAGCAGCCTGCGTTCGAAGGCGGCGGCGAAGAGCTCGGCCTTCGTCTTCGTTCGCGTGAAGCGCTCGATCGCCTCCATCACCGCTTCGTGGGCCTCGACCGTCGTGTGACCGCCGAGGAACTTCGCGCCGTAGGCGACCCAGTCCTCGGCGCGGAGCACGTCGTTCGACATTCCCTCTTCGTCCATCCAATCGAAGAAGCGCTGGGTCGAGTACCCGATCGGGACACCGAAGAGCAGGGTGAGGTTGACGTAGCCGTCCTTGCAGGGATAGATGAAGCGCAGGCGATAGCCGGCGACGGCGACGCCGCCCCCGGACCGCGACATCTGCGTCCCTCGCCAGCCGTGGGCCAGGACCCCGGACTGACCGGACTGCATCATCGAGATCTGTGCCGACACATCGACGTGTTGGCCGCGTCCGGATCCTTCGCGCTCGGCGAGAGCGATCAGGATGCCGCTCGCGGCATCGCCGCCGGCGTGGAGGAACGCCTGGGGAACGCTGCAGGTGAGCGGTGCGCGATCGGCGTCACCCGTCATCCACATCGCGTGGGACGCGGCGGTGACCGTGAGGTCCGTCGCCGCCCAGTCGCGCTTGGGGCCCGTCTCGCCGAAGGGCGAGACCGTCGCCACGACGAGGCGTGGATGGCGCTTCCGCAGCGCCTCCGGTGCGAAGCCCGCCACGCGAAGGTCGGGGAAGCTTCGATCGTCGATCCACACGTCGGCGGCCGCTGCGAGGTCGGTCAGGCGATCGCGGCCGGCCTCACTCGCCAGGTCGATCTCGACGGAGGCCTTGCCGCGATGGGTCGCCCAGAACTCGAGGCTGCGCTCGGGGTCGGGCGTGTCGCCGGCGAAGGGACCGAGGCCGCGGGACGCGGCGCCTCCGGGCGGCTCGACGAGCACGACCTCGGCGCCGAGGTCCGAGAGGATGCGGCCGGCGACGCTGGCGCCGCCGTCGGTCAGGTCGAGCACACGCAAATGGGAGAGCATCGGTCCTCCGGGCCTGCGTCCGGCCGGGTCGCGGCCCGCTCAGTATGGTGCAGATCGGGATCGAATTGGTCACCATCGAGCGTCCGTGCGGCGACGCTGCGTCCTCGTTCGGGTGGCCCGAATCCCGAGAGGAATCCCATGCTCGACCTCGATCCCGATACCCTGCTGACGACGACCCGCGCGGTCCGGAAACGTCTGGACTTCGACCGTCCGGTTCCGCGCGAGCTGATCCAGGAATGCCTGGAGATCGCCTTCCAGGCGCCCAACGGCGGGAACATGAACAACTGGCGCTGGATCGTCGTCGACGACCCGGAGCTCGTCGCGAAGGTCGCGGCGATCTACAACGGCGGGCTCGACGACTACATCGCGACCCTCGACCAGAGCGGCGGCTATCCCGGTGCCGTCGTGCCGCGGGCGGACCTGATCAGCACGTCGGTCGACCATCTTCGGGAGAACTTCCACCGCCTCCCCGCGGTGCTCTTGCCGGTCTTCGCGGGACGGATGGAGGAGGCGAACCTCTTCTTCCAGGCAAGCGGCTGGGGCTCGATCATCCAGTCGGTCTGGAGCTTCATGCTCGCCCTTCGGGCGCGGGGGCTCGGCAGCGCCTGGACGACCGGGCACCTCTGGCGGGAGGCGGACCTCGCGAAGCTGCTCGACATCCCCGGTCACTTCACGCAGGTCGGGCTCTTTCCGATTGCCTATACGATCGGCACCGATTTCAAACCGGCGTTTCGAAAGAACTCGGCGGAGGTCATCGGCTGGAACGGATTCGGCTGAATCGCGTTCATTCGCCTACGAAAGTGGGTGAAATCGCCCGAGACGTTGACACTTCCCGCTTCGGTGGCTATGTAACGGTGGTCAAACGACTGACCGCCCGTCAAGTCACAGGACCCCCGTTCAATGAGTTCATCGTCCCCCAGGGAGCTTCCCGGGGACGCCAGCGCCTCCCGCCTCGCCGAGCGGATCCCCGCGATCCGCGACGACGAGAAAGCCAAGAAGGCCGGGAAGGGCAGCCCTGCCGACGAGTCCGCGCGAAGCGCGGGGTCCCGTCAGGCGGAACGCCGCGAGCGCCAGCGTCAGGAGGCCCGTCGCACCATTCTCGATGCGACCGAGTCGCTCGTGATCGACAAGAACGGCTCGGATTTTTCGATCCGTGAGCTCGGCAAGCGCGCCGGATACTCCGCGCCCACCGTCTACCACTACTTCGGCGACAAGGACGGCCTGATCGAGGCGCTCCTCGAGGAACGCGTCTCGCGCCTCGCGAGCGAGCTCGAGCGGGTCGCACCGACCGGGGACGCCCAGGCGGACCTCCGGGCGATGCTCCTCGCCTATTTCCACTTCAGCGCCGACAACCCGAACGTCACGCGTCTCATGTCGACGCTCTCCCGCAAGGGCGAGAGTCGCGAGCCCGAAGCGATGGAGCGCGTGAAGGACCACATCGGCGATGCCGTCGATCGCTTCGGCGAGAGCGGCCGCCTCGGCGTCTTCGATCGTGACAGCGCCGGCCAGATTCTCTGGGCCTTCGCCTACGGCCTCGTCGCGATGCGCCTGTCCCAGCCCGATTTCATCCTGGACGACCGCTTCGTCGAGCGTGCGCTGGATGCCCTGTTCCTCGGCATGGCCGAGATGGAGAACCCTTCCTCATGACGCTCCTCCACGATTCTTCGAGGGGTCGCCTCCCTCGCGGCCTGGCCTCCATCCTCGTCGTCGCCGTCTCCCTCGCGAGCTTCGGATGCGCCGAAGAGGAACAGACGGTCGAGGAGCTGTTGCCCTCGG
The sequence above is drawn from the bacterium genome and encodes:
- a CDS encoding TetR/AcrR family transcriptional regulator, translated to MSSSSPRELPGDASASRLAERIPAIRDDEKAKKAGKGSPADESARSAGSRQAERRERQRQEARRTILDATESLVIDKNGSDFSIRELGKRAGYSAPTVYHYFGDKDGLIEALLEERVSRLASELERVAPTGDAQADLRAMLLAYFHFSADNPNVTRLMSTLSRKGESREPEAMERVKDHIGDAVDRFGESGRLGVFDRDSAGQILWAFAYGLVAMRLSQPDFILDDRFVERALDALFLGMAEMENPSS
- a CDS encoding CoA transferase yields the protein MLSHLRVLDLTDGGASVAGRILSDLGAEVVLVEPPGGAASRGLGPFAGDTPDPERSLEFWATHRGKASVEIDLASEAGRDRLTDLAAAADVWIDDRSFPDLRVAGFAPEALRKRHPRLVVATVSPFGETGPKRDWAATDLTVTAASHAMWMTGDADRAPLTCSVPQAFLHAGGDAASGILIALAEREGSGRGQHVDVSAQISMMQSGQSGVLAHGWRGTQMSRSGGGVAVAGYRLRFIYPCKDGYVNLTLLFGVPIGYSTQRFFDWMDEEGMSNDVLRAEDWVAYGAKFLGGHTTVEAHEAVMEAIERFTRTKTKAELFAAAFERRLLIVPLSNVQDLVESEQLAARDFWRTVEQPGADRPVRLPGPFARFSETPLTIDRPAPALGGWNGAWTPTEPSESIGDGARRPPLEGLKVLDFTWVYAGPAITRLLADFGATVIKVEASSAPDALRSNGPYVDDVPGPENTANFSNVNLGKQSIGLNLKTPEGIDVAKRLIDWADVVVENFSPKAMEGFGLDWARLRERRPDLVMLSSSLCGGTGPQRLLAGYGTMGSALAGFGFVTGWPDRNPSAPFMAYTDYVSPRFATPAILAALEHRKRTGLGQHIDLSQAECSMHFLGSAILDYTVNGRILEARGNASPHHAPSGVYAADGDERWLAIAAPDDDAWQALAKIAGRSWESDPRFATPEARLEHRAALDQEIESWTRDRDLGEVETALQSEGVPAHRVIDSPGAFADPQLAAREHFVPIEYGSHGLLPYEAPRMHLSATPGVLSPCPGLGEHNQSILGEILGLDDDAITELVIAGAIE
- a CDS encoding nitroreductase family protein encodes the protein MLDLDPDTLLTTTRAVRKRLDFDRPVPRELIQECLEIAFQAPNGGNMNNWRWIVVDDPELVAKVAAIYNGGLDDYIATLDQSGGYPGAVVPRADLISTSVDHLRENFHRLPAVLLPVFAGRMEEANLFFQASGWGSIIQSVWSFMLALRARGLGSAWTTGHLWREADLAKLLDIPGHFTQVGLFPIAYTIGTDFKPAFRKNSAEVIGWNGFG